In the genome of Colletes latitarsis isolate SP2378_abdomen chromosome 9, iyColLati1, whole genome shotgun sequence, one region contains:
- the LOC143345599 gene encoding sister chromatid cohesion protein DCC1 isoform X2, with the protein MFKGNKQDSVVLCTKSQTYDIKEAETSNSCILIPNLNLSKQASTNTNDRVIKTCNISGVFHKYYEVRDCKPKLEKLLSVLEPTSFKGIEYESTIAQELLYDWHKLQNEIQASEDELYQALNEYLIVNINGYYRLISFEFEVQCLTLMLDFFDENCWELNQVDKEVTYESLKEFIPKPVFDILFAKYTETSSESKEDGTLLYRYSEEKCCKSLAKVLLVASPVTEYKQFMESWQIGTPEKMVPKEEYLSGIALVTWNGSTLRKEVVSFSETDLSNNINERFNELFKAKDKWTVQEITPYIVNLSTTKINVNTLLTKYARCSIVNNIKYYSSKLGK; encoded by the exons ATGTTTAAAGGCAATAAGCAAGATTCTGTTGTTTTGTGTACAAAAAGTCAAACATATGACATTAAGGAAGCAGAAACCTCTAATTCGTGTATATTAATaccaaatttaaatttatccAAACAAGCAAGTACGAATACAAACGACAGAGTaataaaaacttgtaacatCTCGGGGGTTTTTCATAAGTACTACGAG GTAAGGGACTGTAAGCCCAAGTTAGAAAAATTACTTAGCGTGCTTGAACCCACTTCTTTCAAAGGAATAGAATACGAATCAACAATAGCTCAAGAACTTTTGTATGATTGGCATAAATTACAAAATGAAATACAAGCCAGTGAAGATGAACTCTATCAAGCACTGAATGAATATTTAATAGTTAATATTAATG GGTATTATCGTCTGATATCATTTGAATTTGAAGTACAATGTTTAACATTAATGTTGGACTTTTTTGATGAAAATTGTTGGGAATTAAATCAGGTAGACAAAGAGGTTACGTACGAATCCTTGAAAGAATTCATTCCCAAGCCGgtatttgatattttatttGCCAAGTATACAGAAACAAGTAGCGAATCGAAAGAAGATGGAACACTTTTGTATag ATACAGCGAAGAGAAATGCTGTAAATCCTTGGCAAAAGTTCTACTTGTTGCCTCGCCGGTAACCGAGTATAAGCAATTTATGGAATCATGGCAAATCGGTACTCCGGAAA AAATGGTACCAAAGGAAGAATATTTGAGCGGTATAGCGCTCGTTACGTGGAATGGTTCAACATTGAGAAAAGAAGTAGTGTCTTTTTCAGAGACAGATTTGTCAAATAATATTAACGAGAGGTTTAACGAACTGTTCAAAGCAAAAGATAAATGGACAGTACAAGAAATAACACCTTACATCGT aAATTTGTCAACGACCAAAATAAACGTTAACACTCTTTTAACTAAATATGCTAGATGTTCGAtagttaataatattaagtaTTATAGTTCGAAGCTCGGTAAATAG
- the LOC143345599 gene encoding sister chromatid cohesion protein DCC1 isoform X1 yields MGAERAGCVRRLDEVRETLELAAVKESSLQNVTQILYSMSERDSETRIKLLELDEHLLETIKVGNSLMFKGNKQDSVVLCTKSQTYDIKEAETSNSCILIPNLNLSKQASTNTNDRVIKTCNISGVFHKYYEVRDCKPKLEKLLSVLEPTSFKGIEYESTIAQELLYDWHKLQNEIQASEDELYQALNEYLIVNINGYYRLISFEFEVQCLTLMLDFFDENCWELNQVDKEVTYESLKEFIPKPVFDILFAKYTETSSESKEDGTLLYRYSEEKCCKSLAKVLLVASPVTEYKQFMESWQIGTPEKMVPKEEYLSGIALVTWNGSTLRKEVVSFSETDLSNNINERFNELFKAKDKWTVQEITPYIVNLSTTKINVNTLLTKYARCSIVNNIKYYSSKLGK; encoded by the exons ATGTGTACGAAGGTTAGACGAAGTACGCGAAACTTTAGAGTTAGCTGCTGTTAAAGAATCTAGTTTGCAAAATGTCACCCAAATATTGTATTCCATGTCGGAACGTGATTCAGAAACTCGCATAAAGTTATTAGAACTCGATGAACATTTATTGGAAACTATCAAAGTAGGAAATAG TTTAATGTTTAAAGGCAATAAGCAAGATTCTGTTGTTTTGTGTACAAAAAGTCAAACATATGACATTAAGGAAGCAGAAACCTCTAATTCGTGTATATTAATaccaaatttaaatttatccAAACAAGCAAGTACGAATACAAACGACAGAGTaataaaaacttgtaacatCTCGGGGGTTTTTCATAAGTACTACGAG GTAAGGGACTGTAAGCCCAAGTTAGAAAAATTACTTAGCGTGCTTGAACCCACTTCTTTCAAAGGAATAGAATACGAATCAACAATAGCTCAAGAACTTTTGTATGATTGGCATAAATTACAAAATGAAATACAAGCCAGTGAAGATGAACTCTATCAAGCACTGAATGAATATTTAATAGTTAATATTAATG GGTATTATCGTCTGATATCATTTGAATTTGAAGTACAATGTTTAACATTAATGTTGGACTTTTTTGATGAAAATTGTTGGGAATTAAATCAGGTAGACAAAGAGGTTACGTACGAATCCTTGAAAGAATTCATTCCCAAGCCGgtatttgatattttatttGCCAAGTATACAGAAACAAGTAGCGAATCGAAAGAAGATGGAACACTTTTGTATag ATACAGCGAAGAGAAATGCTGTAAATCCTTGGCAAAAGTTCTACTTGTTGCCTCGCCGGTAACCGAGTATAAGCAATTTATGGAATCATGGCAAATCGGTACTCCGGAAA AAATGGTACCAAAGGAAGAATATTTGAGCGGTATAGCGCTCGTTACGTGGAATGGTTCAACATTGAGAAAAGAAGTAGTGTCTTTTTCAGAGACAGATTTGTCAAATAATATTAACGAGAGGTTTAACGAACTGTTCAAAGCAAAAGATAAATGGACAGTACAAGAAATAACACCTTACATCGT aAATTTGTCAACGACCAAAATAAACGTTAACACTCTTTTAACTAAATATGCTAGATGTTCGAtagttaataatattaagtaTTATAGTTCGAAGCTCGGTAAATAG